The genomic stretch GGGGACATATGACAGTGGCAGCAGCCGGGGCTTGACCAGCAAGTTCTCCTTCAAAAGTGCCTCCAACAGCTTCTCCAAAACGCACCAGGCCTATGGTGAGTGAAGCATGGGGCAGAGGCTTGTGCCCAGGCACAGTGCATCCTCTGCagcccttctccttcccttgcctcagtttccctatcaAGGGACTTTAGGCTCTCAGCAGAGACAGGACATTTAAGAGTCCCCAGTCCTGGTAATCCCTGTGAGACGGTAACCCTAACCTTGCTTTCAACTGCTTGTTCCTGCCCTTGGAGGATCTCCTCCCAGATGCCCTCCAAAGTGGAGCATGGGTagtttctcctcctctccttcacCCGTAGCCCCACACAGCTGGCAGCTTGTGTGGGGCAGTTGTAAGGAGgtgcccccatctccccccaaccCTACACCTTCCCCATGAGCAGCCTCCCTGAGGAAGGCAAAGAGGATGCTGGGACAGTGGGGCAGTACCCACACCAAGGTAGTGAGGTCAAGGGGAACCATGGCACAGCCTTCCCACCTCCATGTAGATGGTCCAACCCTGTCCCAACCCCTCCATCCTCATGTGATCCTGGAGGATCTCAGTTCCCCCACTTCCCCATTGCACCCACATCCCTCCTTGCCAGCCGGGGTCCAGGAGGGATCCTTGGGGAAGGGTTGTGGGAAGGACAGTATGCGACAGGACAGCTTGGTGGCTCTTCTCTGGCCTCACAGCACTGGGCAGTGGCTCAGCTTTTCCCCGGGGAGGGAGGTCTGGGGCAGAGGGTCTGGGGGAGTCTGGgggccctgcagcagccagagaTGTCTAGCCTCAGAGGGAAAGGCAAGCTGAGACAATGCTGCCATCTCCTGGTCCCACCTGCCTGGCTCAGCCCCCACCAGCATCTTaccaagcccagagcccaccTGGAGACCCTCAGCTCTGTGACTCTGGGCTTTGGAGATGTCCACACAGACACTGGCCTGTCCTTTAGAGGCCAGCATCACCGATGGGAGCGTGACCTCCCCACTTCGGTGTCAGTGTCCCTTGTCCCCCGCAGATGTAAGGCAGGCTTCCTTCCCCCTCACCAGCCATCTCTTCTGCCTCGCAGGGCTGGAGTCTGGGTTTTGCACCATCCCTCGAGGCCCTCGCTTGGAAAAGGCCCAAGAGAGCATCTTTCCCGGGGAAGCAGAGCTGAAGCGCTCAGACTCCCTGCTCTCCTTCCGCCTGGACCTGGGGCCCTCCCTGATGAGTGAGCTCCTCCAGGTGATGAGCTTCTCTGAAACCAATGGGAGTGAGGCCGAGGAAGATAGCCCAGACCTCCCATGTGGTGAGGGGACCAAGGATGGGGTCCCTCCAGCACTGGGTGCATTCTATGGAGAGGACAAAGCAACATCCAGCTTCTGGGACCActccaggcagagcagcctgTTGGGGGCCAGCTCACTGCCAGGACTGTCAGTCCAAGCCAATGGAGAGGCACATGCCATGGAGGGCCTTGGAGAGGATCCTGACTGGGCTTTGGGGCCAGGGGCTGTGCCCAGAGGAACACCGTGTCAGGGGCACTGGAACAACTGCACCATCGAGGCAGGAGAGTTTGACCGGGCAGCCCAGGTCCTGGCTCGCCATTATGGTGGGACCAGCACCCCACGGAGCTCAGAGAAGGGTGAGGGTCCCCAGCAGGCCCGGACTCAGACGCTGTGGGAGAGCCCCAACAGCAGCTCATTGTGGTCACAAGTGACAGAGGAGAGCCAGTCCTGCAAGGCCACCTGGAaccaaggagaggaggaagaagagaaagaggaggaagaggagaaggaggccAAGCTCTCCAGCCTGCAGGAGTGTTAtgctggtgcccagggaaggctCAGTAATTCCTTTGAGTATGccgatgaggaggaggatgatgaagTCAAGGTGTGAACAGCCATCCCTCTCATCATGACCCCTCACCAGAGGCACTGGTGCTGGGGTCTTCACCCTCCTCCCAATCCCCCACCCTCTGGCACCAGTGTCACCAGCAGACCTAGCAGGCAACATCCTTGCCAagatggggacactgggaggggccAGAGGGGGACAGAAGGAGAGCCTGTCTCCTGGgcagctccctggggctgggccaggctgctgcagaggGCTGGTGAGGGCTGTGAATCACAGCACCATGCATCACAGCCCTTCCCTGGCCTTACCGCCATTAGACACCAAAGGGACATTCCCAAGTGCCAAAGAAACTCCAAACTGCTTCCTACCCATCCTGTTCCCTCAGCCTGGGCCCACCGGTATGCCCAGGGACATGCCCCATCCTCCCACCAAAGTCCCCAACCACCCTCTGTGCTGGCACAGGTGCCCTCCTGGAAATATTCCCACCAACAGCTCTGGCATGTAGAGGATGGAGGTCTCCCCAGCTCCAGCTGGTGCAAGACCCTCCCATATAGCACATCTGTCTACCGGGGGAGGTCAGCTGGGGGCTCAAGGGGTAGGCAAACCCCACAGAGGTGAGCTTTCTCTTTTCCGttccccccaaaaaagccatGAGCTCAGCACTCAGGAGGTGAGAGCACACACAGAGATAATTGCCTTGCAGAGATAATGTCTTTCCACTCGCCTCCTGCTGCTGAGAGTCACTTAGGACATCTCTGTTTCTCACCCCTGCTCCCtcgcagcagggagaggagaaactTCTTggctggctggaggcagaggcaAGGTTGTCAGGTCACCAAATTCTGCAGTTCATGCCCtaaaaattcctttctttcccccccacCTCAGAACAAGGGGACTCCCACTTTGCAGCTACTTAGTCTGTGCCACCTCTTCTCCATCCTCGCCCCCTCTACCCATTCTCCATGTGTGCACCCCTCTTTCCAGTGCATGCCTTCCCAGGGGTACATGTGGAGAACAGCTAATGCCCCTTGCTGAGCTGCCCTGGGCAACACAGCCACCCTGGAACAAGCTGCCCCCCACGCTGCCCTGCGTGCAAACTGGCCCTCACAGAAGTGCCTTTGTGCCACAGCATGGAGCCGAGATGCTTGGGGGCTGAGGTCACCGGAGGGACCCTCACAGGACACCCCTTGTTCTCTGCAACAGGAAT from Athene noctua chromosome 3, bAthNoc1.hap1.1, whole genome shotgun sequence encodes the following:
- the CDC42EP1 gene encoding cdc42 effector protein 1 — its product is MSLGKLPLLSWVSGSHGKRRLKAELTPDMISPPLGDFRHTMHVGHGGDVFGDTSFLSNHGGANTAKTNNFFTRTLQHVRRTPLRSRGSGSQVGTSPAPPAVSPIIKNAISLPQLNEGTYDSGSSRGLTSKFSFKSASNSFSKTHQAYGLESGFCTIPRGPRLEKAQESIFPGEAELKRSDSLLSFRLDLGPSLMSELLQVMSFSETNGSEAEEDSPDLPCGEGTKDGVPPALGAFYGEDKATSSFWDHSRQSSLLGASSLPGLSVQANGEAHAMEGLGEDPDWALGPGAVPRGTPCQGHWNNCTIEAGEFDRAAQVLARHYGGTSTPRSSEKGEGPQQARTQTLWESPNSSSLWSQVTEESQSCKATWNQGEEEEEKEEEEEKEAKLSSLQECYAGAQGRLSNSFEYADEEEDDEVKV